One window from the genome of Synechococcus sp. PROS-7-1 encodes:
- a CDS encoding HlyD family efflux transporter periplasmic adaptor subunit codes for MSLFRKTALDALSTPEQLNQPLQLLRPTQWLLLISLGSFSVTILLWSIFGKIPVRISGKGVLIQPNSLTVVQSETSGQVIDVPTQVGDCFSEGELMARIDPVSEEIEIKAAKVRLNQMIIQDKAQDALGDQQLQQLLSDIERVKPLSATGAISTDEINQRNRRLIQQRYEIKAANSQREQNIQEKKNQIVARQEEIERTSIIRAPVSGCVVDRGIHAGEVVQSGTTLFTIQNQTNSKTLQSLAFFPAKDGKRLEIGQRVRVSPTTTKQQRHGGIEGQVTKINLLPIRDDALIKRLGVKSLLESVQGSQSAPLIEVSTSLQRDSNTISGYNWGGGKGPNIQITAGTTTNVRVLVEERRPISYVIPILRDLTGIY; via the coding sequence ATGAGTCTTTTCAGAAAAACGGCTCTCGATGCACTCTCCACGCCAGAGCAGCTCAATCAACCTCTTCAGCTGCTTCGTCCGACGCAATGGCTGCTTCTGATCTCTTTGGGCAGCTTTAGCGTGACGATCCTGCTGTGGTCCATCTTTGGAAAAATTCCAGTGCGAATCAGCGGCAAAGGCGTGCTCATTCAACCCAACAGCCTGACCGTTGTGCAGAGCGAAACAAGCGGACAAGTGATTGATGTGCCAACACAGGTTGGAGATTGCTTTTCGGAGGGCGAACTGATGGCAAGGATTGATCCTGTGAGTGAGGAGATCGAGATCAAAGCTGCCAAGGTTCGCCTGAACCAAATGATCATCCAAGACAAAGCTCAAGATGCACTTGGAGACCAACAATTGCAGCAATTACTATCAGACATCGAACGCGTCAAACCTTTATCCGCAACGGGGGCTATCTCAACTGACGAAATCAACCAACGCAATCGCAGGCTCATCCAACAACGGTATGAGATCAAAGCAGCGAATAGCCAGCGTGAGCAAAACATCCAAGAAAAGAAGAATCAGATTGTCGCTCGTCAAGAAGAAATTGAACGGACCAGCATCATTCGTGCTCCAGTGAGCGGATGTGTGGTTGATCGCGGAATCCATGCGGGAGAAGTCGTGCAATCCGGGACCACACTCTTTACCATTCAGAACCAAACCAATTCAAAAACCCTTCAAAGTTTGGCATTCTTTCCTGCCAAGGATGGCAAGCGCTTAGAAATCGGCCAACGCGTCAGAGTGAGTCCAACTACAACCAAACAACAACGGCATGGAGGTATTGAGGGACAAGTGACCAAGATTAATTTATTACCAATTCGTGACGATGCTCTCATCAAACGCCTGGGCGTGAAATCACTCCTCGAATCGGTCCAGGGTTCACAATCAGCTCCATTGATTGAGGTGAGCACAAGCCTTCAACGCGATTCAAACACGATCAGCGGATACAACTGGGGAGGCGGCAAAGGCCCCAACATTCAAATCACAGCGGGTACAACCACCAATGTTCGCGTTCTGGTGGAAGAGAGGCGTCCGATCAGCTACGTGATCCCAATCCTGCGCGATTTAACCGGGATTTATTAA
- a CDS encoding NHLP family bacteriocin export ABC transporter peptidase/permease/ATPase subunit: protein MLIKALKDIKDRRDAKAQGRWVQTPTRLQMESTECGAAALGIILQHYGRYVPLTQLRERCGVSRDGSDAANLILAAKSYGLKGKGFKKGIKALRKIKPPAIVFWEFNHFLVFEGFIGEKIALNDPALGPRIVSFEEFETSYTGIVLTLSPNESFVREGKVPTVWPIVWRRLLSEPNGAAFILICGLLLILPQLIMPVYAQIYIDEVISNGMESWLKPMLWAMAITIGLQTALQYLQLLGTRTLERRLTRRFSVHFEHQMLSLPERFYSQRYASDIASRMDANASIAEFIGSRMIPMATSVVLLIFYLILTILYSPWLGLLVMATTAVNAAVVKANLRLQKDSNLTLQKDGAKAVATTIAAISSIETVKASALESDIYRRYSGYQSRLLNTFQRLQLRNAQIRVIPNALTTLNEVAIFILGFFLVIEGELTLGMLLAAQTIALSLKNQTDSVMTFVQQLPTFEAEVLRLEDVLEQPHDPLINQEQSRDWRPTNNRLSGEIVLNNVSFGFAAIKEPLIKNFSLTIHPGQRIALIGGSGSGKSTLAKLIVGLHQPSDGEILFDGASLVDIPRAISTTSLAMVQQDVQIYGCSVQDNLSLWNPSITPTDLWKACDDAEISNVIQSLPEGLQSILSEGGSNLSGGQRQRLELARALAQDPSVLVMDEATSALDAETEHNVIENLKRRGCTQIIVAHRLSTIRDADLILVLDRGQVVQQGQHHTMIQESGSPYALLLQESE, encoded by the coding sequence ATGCTGATCAAAGCACTCAAAGACATCAAAGACAGGCGTGATGCAAAAGCTCAGGGACGTTGGGTTCAGACGCCGACCCGGCTGCAAATGGAGAGTACCGAATGCGGCGCAGCCGCGTTAGGAATCATTCTCCAACATTACGGACGCTACGTTCCACTGACACAACTCAGAGAGCGTTGTGGCGTCTCAAGGGATGGAAGCGATGCTGCAAATTTGATCTTAGCGGCGAAGAGCTATGGCCTCAAAGGAAAAGGTTTTAAAAAAGGGATTAAAGCACTCCGCAAAATTAAACCACCAGCAATCGTCTTCTGGGAATTTAATCACTTTCTTGTATTTGAAGGTTTTATTGGCGAGAAAATTGCCCTTAACGATCCCGCTCTTGGCCCAAGAATTGTCAGCTTTGAAGAGTTTGAGACCAGTTACACAGGCATTGTTCTCACGCTAAGTCCAAACGAAAGCTTTGTTCGCGAAGGCAAAGTGCCCACTGTTTGGCCAATTGTGTGGCGACGTCTGCTCTCGGAACCAAACGGAGCAGCCTTCATCTTGATTTGTGGCTTGCTGCTGATCCTGCCCCAATTGATCATGCCGGTGTACGCCCAGATCTACATCGATGAAGTGATCAGCAATGGCATGGAGAGCTGGCTGAAACCGATGCTCTGGGCGATGGCCATCACCATCGGACTCCAAACCGCACTTCAGTATTTGCAGCTCCTGGGTACACGCACATTGGAACGACGTCTGACACGACGCTTCAGTGTGCATTTTGAACATCAGATGCTGTCGCTACCCGAGCGGTTCTACAGCCAACGCTATGCATCCGATATAGCCAGCCGAATGGATGCCAATGCGAGCATCGCTGAATTCATCGGCAGTCGCATGATTCCGATGGCCACATCGGTGGTGTTGCTGATTTTTTATCTCATCCTCACCATTCTCTACAGTCCTTGGCTCGGTCTCTTGGTGATGGCAACAACAGCGGTGAATGCCGCTGTTGTGAAAGCCAACTTAAGACTTCAGAAAGATTCCAATCTCACCCTGCAAAAAGATGGGGCCAAAGCAGTAGCAACTACGATTGCTGCCATAAGCAGCATTGAAACAGTCAAGGCTTCGGCACTTGAAAGCGATATTTATCGCCGTTACTCGGGATATCAAAGCAGGCTCCTGAACACCTTTCAGCGCTTGCAGCTGCGCAACGCTCAAATCCGAGTCATCCCCAATGCCCTCACCACGCTGAATGAGGTTGCGATCTTCATTCTGGGCTTCTTTCTGGTGATTGAAGGTGAACTGACGCTGGGCATGCTGCTTGCCGCACAAACCATCGCGCTGTCGCTAAAAAATCAAACCGACAGCGTCATGACCTTCGTTCAGCAACTACCAACTTTTGAAGCCGAAGTGCTACGGCTCGAGGATGTGCTTGAGCAGCCTCATGACCCACTGATTAACCAAGAGCAAAGCCGTGACTGGAGACCAACCAACAATCGCTTGAGTGGAGAAATCGTTCTCAACAACGTGAGCTTTGGCTTTGCCGCAATTAAAGAGCCCCTGATCAAAAACTTCAGCCTGACCATTCATCCGGGCCAACGCATTGCCTTGATTGGCGGCAGCGGCAGCGGTAAAAGCACTTTAGCCAAGTTGATTGTTGGCCTTCACCAACCCTCAGACGGGGAGATTCTGTTTGATGGAGCATCTCTTGTCGACATCCCGAGGGCTATCAGCACCACATCTCTAGCCATGGTGCAGCAGGACGTTCAAATTTATGGCTGTTCTGTACAGGACAATCTCTCTCTTTGGAATCCTTCCATCACTCCGACCGATTTATGGAAAGCCTGTGATGATGCAGAAATTTCTAACGTCATTCAATCACTGCCTGAAGGACTCCAATCGATCCTCAGCGAAGGGGGCAGCAACCTATCGGGCGGACAAAGGCAACGCCTTGAGCTCGCCCGTGCCCTCGCTCAAGATCCCAGTGTTCTGGTGATGGACGAAGCCACATCGGCACTCGATGCCGAAACCGAGCACAACGTGATTGAAAATTTAAAGCGTCGTGGCTGCACTCAGATCATCGTGGCCCACCGACTCAGCACCATCCGCGATGCTGATCTAATTCTCGTTCTCGATCGAGGCCAGGTGGTCCAACAAGGGCAGCACCACACGATGATTCAGGAATCAGGCAGTCCCTATGCGCTTCTGCTGCAGGAGAGCGAATGA
- a CDS encoding cyclic nucleotide-binding domain-containing protein, whose translation MFDYTVEASQCLQSWLRENGKREVKSNGSKLIEEGLISEHVLVLLKGQIAVNTTDQNGASQRLAVLNQGAIVGEMSWLEQRPAVADVIAEADSEVLFLSVDLLDKLSNDEPELAAEWQRLIARKLAAQIKSQNAWIHRYEGPGEEIEPLRKVLVLFAVLDDLDVEQIAKMGSLRRIAPGNILLKQGEEVPSIYLILAGEADIWVNIEGINKKVGTSRRGELLGELTLLTSESQGASATVSSTDGMELLEINKNDLQKALRETPAFADRFFRSLSCMMSQRSRDQLLARQLAARSRSAEADDDDDELDLGQLGGINRAGQRFHTLCQKFQSGGETRL comes from the coding sequence ATGTTTGACTATACGGTTGAAGCAAGCCAATGCCTCCAGTCATGGCTTCGTGAGAACGGGAAACGAGAAGTTAAAAGCAACGGCTCGAAGCTGATTGAAGAAGGCTTGATTAGTGAGCACGTTTTGGTGCTGTTGAAAGGGCAAATTGCTGTCAATACTACTGATCAGAATGGTGCATCCCAGCGTCTCGCTGTTCTAAACCAAGGAGCGATCGTCGGTGAAATGAGTTGGCTGGAGCAACGTCCAGCAGTAGCAGATGTGATTGCAGAAGCCGACAGCGAGGTTCTCTTTCTCAGCGTTGATCTGCTGGATAAGCTAAGCAATGATGAACCGGAACTCGCTGCGGAGTGGCAACGTCTGATTGCCAGAAAGTTAGCGGCTCAAATCAAGAGCCAGAATGCATGGATCCATCGCTATGAAGGGCCTGGAGAAGAGATTGAACCGCTAAGAAAAGTCCTGGTGCTTTTTGCAGTTCTCGACGATCTTGATGTTGAGCAAATCGCAAAAATGGGATCACTGCGGCGTATTGCACCTGGCAACATTCTGCTCAAGCAAGGCGAAGAGGTGCCATCAATCTATTTAATTCTTGCAGGAGAAGCAGATATTTGGGTCAACATTGAAGGAATCAACAAAAAAGTTGGTACGTCGAGGAGAGGAGAATTGCTCGGAGAACTCACACTCTTAACGTCCGAATCGCAGGGAGCGTCAGCCACGGTGAGTAGTACTGATGGAATGGAGCTGCTCGAAATTAATAAAAATGACTTACAAAAAGCTCTCAGGGAAACTCCCGCGTTTGCAGATCGGTTTTTTCGCAGCCTCAGCTGCATGATGTCGCAGAGAAGCCGTGATCAATTACTGGCCCGTCAGCTGGCAGCGCGCAGTCGAAGTGCAGAAGCTGATGATGATGACGACGAACTGGATTTGGGTCAACTTGGAGGCATTAATCGAGCGGGACAACGGTTTCACACGCTCTGCCAAAAATTTCAGAGCGGAGGGGAAACAAGACTATGA
- a CDS encoding ATP-binding cassette domain-containing protein, with product MNLNPGERIAWPVANFSTTQDHLLGAMQGVPFIRIKPNLVIPGLPLKSLQNLKLELIATQENNLIQPINSTALEGTEWLNSEILRRLNRTKNIPTSSSIDDLCELLEELMKLEQSKKQQKIGSHQSLGNQAEYYLFSTLERSEQFDAKAQKQTNFSKLACMLAKIKGIDVEDITEVKSQHKNTRGHLQQLLEHNNLIGRDVLINSENLKSDCGDLIAFEEEKNDAPILLKTTGQGYQIFDPMQMESGKYINNCPGVLKKLSPRMVAINRSLSNRDLSTIGLLRFAFGESKNFGQFVIAGLLIGLAAGFLLSIGRDIGASRWIFTLAASGGLLGAALGYVSQGFRSGIALMAIATGLAMLTPTFNTIITNNALPDQDLGLLLQISLVMVAAGVTRVALEWLQSRDVLLTQHQGAAKVQLAGMYRLLSLPTEFFRLRSIGDLQLRFGAFEDIRLEIQTMTEGGLVRLLLISTYVLFMLKISVKLTLLAITLSAFIALPTILLAIQSRKLKRHQEIAESEAQSRNLELINSVSKLRVAGAETKAARWWAEPYKQVVSLENAIDAKEAAAELIKSVMPNLGTLLIYIMITRLIAEAAISKTINAPNIGEQLGFFAAFNTYIGGIAGLAGLFAGAFDLPVLYERARPILDEQPEAQDNSKEIGLLHGDFQLDRVSYRYQPELPLVLDGVSFAAKAGEYVAIVGPSGSGKSTLVRLLLGFAEPENGSILFDGRPLAGLDPKSVRRQIGTVLQSNSLFSASMMEAIAGGAVIQEDEAWHAAELAGLADDIRAMPMGMHTVIPDGGGTLSGGQKQRVAIARALVRKPRLLIFDEATSALDNHSQAVVTRSLDKLSVTRIVIAHRLSTIRHADQIIVMESGQVKEQGTYDTLMVKKGLFKRLMERQIK from the coding sequence ATGAACCTCAACCCAGGAGAGAGGATCGCATGGCCCGTCGCTAACTTCTCGACAACTCAGGATCACTTACTAGGAGCAATGCAGGGGGTACCGTTCATTCGCATCAAACCGAATCTTGTGATACCGGGCCTTCCACTTAAAAGCCTGCAAAACCTAAAGCTTGAATTAATCGCAACACAAGAAAACAACTTGATTCAGCCAATCAATTCAACCGCTTTAGAAGGAACAGAGTGGTTGAACAGTGAGATACTTAGACGATTGAACCGAACAAAAAACATACCCACGAGTTCCTCAATAGACGATCTCTGCGAGCTTCTTGAAGAACTGATGAAGCTGGAACAATCAAAGAAACAGCAGAAGATTGGAAGCCATCAATCACTAGGAAATCAAGCAGAATATTATCTTTTCAGCACACTAGAGCGCAGCGAACAATTCGATGCAAAAGCACAGAAGCAAACTAATTTCAGCAAATTAGCCTGCATGCTGGCAAAAATAAAGGGTATCGATGTAGAGGATATTACGGAGGTTAAATCACAACACAAAAACACGCGAGGTCATCTTCAGCAACTACTTGAACACAACAACTTAATTGGTCGCGACGTTCTCATTAATAGCGAAAATCTAAAGAGTGATTGCGGGGATTTAATCGCATTCGAAGAAGAAAAGAACGATGCACCCATATTGCTCAAAACAACAGGTCAAGGCTATCAGATATTTGACCCGATGCAGATGGAATCTGGCAAGTATATCAACAACTGTCCCGGGGTGCTCAAAAAGCTTAGTCCACGCATGGTGGCGATCAACCGGTCCCTTAGCAATCGAGATTTGAGCACCATTGGCCTTCTGCGATTTGCGTTCGGTGAATCGAAGAACTTCGGCCAATTCGTAATCGCCGGGTTGCTGATCGGATTGGCTGCCGGTTTTCTTCTGTCGATTGGACGCGATATTGGTGCATCACGCTGGATTTTCACATTGGCTGCCAGTGGAGGACTCTTAGGTGCTGCGTTGGGTTACGTCAGTCAAGGTTTCCGCAGTGGGATTGCCCTGATGGCAATCGCGACAGGCCTTGCAATGCTGACGCCAACATTCAATACGATTATTACAAACAATGCGCTGCCAGACCAAGATCTAGGACTCCTGCTTCAAATCAGCCTCGTCATGGTTGCAGCAGGTGTGACACGCGTCGCCTTGGAATGGCTTCAAAGCCGGGATGTTCTCCTAACCCAGCACCAAGGAGCAGCAAAAGTGCAGCTCGCGGGAATGTACAGGCTATTGAGCCTGCCAACAGAGTTCTTCCGTTTACGCAGCATTGGTGATTTACAACTTCGTTTCGGAGCATTTGAAGATATCAGACTTGAAATTCAAACCATGACAGAGGGAGGCCTTGTGCGCTTGCTTCTGATCAGTACCTATGTGCTCTTCATGCTGAAGATCAGTGTGAAGTTAACACTCCTTGCCATTACTTTATCCGCATTTATTGCTCTTCCCACAATCCTACTCGCCATCCAATCAAGAAAACTAAAACGACATCAAGAGATTGCCGAATCAGAGGCACAGAGTCGGAATCTTGAATTAATTAATTCAGTCAGTAAACTACGAGTTGCTGGGGCTGAAACAAAAGCAGCCCGTTGGTGGGCTGAGCCCTACAAACAAGTTGTGAGCTTGGAAAATGCAATCGATGCCAAAGAGGCAGCCGCAGAGCTGATCAAGAGTGTGATGCCCAATCTTGGGACTTTGTTGATTTACATCATGATCACGCGATTAATCGCTGAGGCAGCAATATCCAAAACGATTAATGCTCCCAACATTGGTGAGCAATTGGGATTTTTTGCTGCATTCAACACGTATATCGGTGGTATCGCCGGACTGGCCGGTCTCTTCGCAGGCGCCTTCGATCTGCCGGTGTTATATGAGCGCGCGAGACCGATCCTGGATGAACAACCTGAAGCGCAGGACAACAGCAAAGAAATTGGTCTCTTACATGGCGACTTTCAGTTGGATCGCGTGAGCTACCGCTACCAGCCAGAGTTGCCCTTGGTCCTGGATGGGGTCAGCTTTGCGGCCAAGGCAGGTGAGTATGTCGCAATCGTTGGACCGTCTGGATCTGGAAAGTCAACACTGGTGCGCCTTCTCTTGGGTTTTGCCGAACCCGAAAACGGAAGTATTTTGTTTGATGGCCGACCTTTGGCAGGCCTTGACCCGAAAAGCGTGAGGCGCCAAATCGGCACCGTTTTGCAAAGCAACTCCCTCTTCAGTGCCTCAATGATGGAAGCCATTGCTGGAGGTGCCGTGATCCAGGAAGACGAGGCCTGGCATGCTGCCGAACTCGCCGGACTCGCCGATGACATCCGAGCGATGCCGATGGGCATGCACACCGTGATTCCTGACGGCGGAGGAACACTCTCAGGAGGGCAAAAGCAACGTGTTGCCATTGCTCGCGCCCTTGTACGCAAACCACGTCTGCTGATTTTTGATGAAGCGACCAGCGCGCTCGACAATCACAGTCAGGCTGTCGTAACACGAAGTTTGGATAAACTGTCAGTGACTCGAATCGTAATCGCCCACCGGCTGAGCACAATCCGCCATGCAGATCAAATCATTGTGATGGAGAGTGGACAAGTGAAAGAGCAGGGAACTTACGACACGCTCATGGTCAAAAAAGGACTGTTCAAGCGCCTAATGGAGCGGCAAATCAAATGA